A window of the Gossypium hirsutum isolate 1008001.06 chromosome A03, Gossypium_hirsutum_v2.1, whole genome shotgun sequence genome harbors these coding sequences:
- the LOC107886178 gene encoding CRAL-TRIO domain-containing protein YKL091C encodes MMMGSEKMNNPMEIEDKNIEKTKISLMRILVEKQDPSSKEVEDGTLRRFLRARDLDVEKASNMFLKYLNWKRNFVPNGSISPSEIRHEIQQNKMFLQGWDKKGRPIALLLAARHFQHEGGVDEFKRFIVYLFDKIITRMPPGQEKFIVIGDLKGWGYANSDIRAYLAALSLVQDYYPERLEKLFVVHAPYIFMTAWKVVYPFIDPKTRKKIIFVDNKSLKSTLLEEIDESQLPATLGGKLELVPIHNS; translated from the exons ATGATGATGGGTTCAGAGAAAATGAATAACCCCATGGAAATAGAAGACAAGAACATTGAGAAGACAAAGATAAGTCTTATGAGAATCTTGGTTGAAAAACAAGATCCATCTTCCAAG GAAGTTGAAGATGGGACATTGAGAAGATTTCTAAGAGCTCGTGATTTAGATGTAGAGAAAGCATCAAACATGTTCCTTAAATACCTCAACTGGAAACGAAACTTTGTTCCCAATGGTTCCATTTCACCATCCGAAATCAGGCATGAAATCCAACAGAATAAGATGTTCTTGCAAGGTTGGGACAAGAAAGGACGACCGATAGCCCTTCTTCTTGCTGCAAGACATTTCCAACATGAAGGCGGTGTGGATGAATTCAAGC GTTTTATAGTCTACCTTTTCGATAAAATAATCACAAG GATGCCACCAGGGCAAGAGAAATTCATAGTGATAGGAGATCTTAAAGGATGGGGATACGCAAATAGCGACATCCGTGCATACCTTGCAGCTCTATCTCTTGTACAg GATTATTACCCTGAAAGACTTGAAAAGCTGTTCGTAGTCCATGCACCATACATCTTCATGACAGCATGGAAAGTTGTTTACCCTTTCATCGACCCAAAAACCAGGAAAAAG ATAATATTCGTTGATAACAAATCACTCAAATCAACTCTGCTAGAAGAAATAGACGAGAGCCAGCTGCCTGCAACATTGGGTGGCAAACTTGAATTGGTTCCTATTCACAACAGTTAA